One genomic segment of Fusobacterium nucleatum includes these proteins:
- the rpsB gene encoding 30S ribosomal protein S2 — translation MSVVSMKQLLEAGVHFGHQAKRWNPKMAKYIFTERNGIHVIDLHKSLKKIEEAYEEMRKIAEDGGKVLFVGTKKQAQEAIKEQAERSGMYYINNRWLGGMLTNFSTIKKRIERMKELEKMDAEGILDTDYTKKEAAEFRKELSKLSKNLSGIRDMEKVPDAIYVVDVKMEELPVKEAHLLGIPVFAMIDTNVDPDLITYPIPANDDAIRSVKLITSVIANAIVEGNQGIENVEPQSEEVNVEEGSAE, via the coding sequence ATGTCAGTTGTATCAATGAAACAATTATTGGAAGCTGGAGTTCACTTTGGGCATCAAGCTAAAAGATGGAATCCAAAAATGGCTAAGTATATTTTCACAGAAAGAAATGGAATTCATGTAATTGATTTACATAAATCTTTAAAGAAAATAGAAGAAGCTTATGAAGAAATGAGAAAAATAGCTGAAGATGGAGGAAAAGTTCTATTTGTTGGAACTAAGAAACAAGCTCAAGAAGCTATTAAAGAACAAGCAGAAAGATCTGGAATGTACTACATAAATAACAGATGGTTAGGTGGAATGCTAACAAACTTCTCTACAATCAAAAAGAGAATTGAAAGAATGAAAGAATTAGAAAAAATGGATGCAGAAGGAATTTTAGATACAGATTATACTAAAAAAGAAGCTGCTGAATTTAGAAAAGAATTATCTAAACTTTCTAAAAACTTATCTGGAATTAGAGATATGGAAAAAGTTCCAGATGCAATATATGTAGTAGATGTAAAAATGGAAGAATTACCAGTTAAAGAAGCTCACTTATTAGGTATCCCTGTATTTGCTATGATAGATACAAATGTGGATCCTGATTTAATAACTTATCCAATTCCTGCAAATGATGATGCTATAAGATCAGTAAAATTGATTACTTCTGTTATAGCTAATGCAATAGTTGAAGGAAACCAAGGAATAGAAAATGTAGAACCTCAATCAGAAGAAGTTAATGTTGAAGAAGGTTCAGCAGAATAA
- the tsf gene encoding translation elongation factor Ts, whose translation MATITAALVKELRERTGAGMLDCKKALESHDGDIEKSIDYLREKGIAKAVKKAGRIAAEGLIFDEATPDHKKAVILEFNSETDFVAKNEEFKEFGRKLVKLALERNVHQLEELNETQVEGDKKVSEALTDLIAKIGENMSLRRLAVVVAKDGFVQTYSHLGGKLGVIVEMSGEPTEANLEKAKNIAMHVAAMDPKYLSEEEVTASDLEHEKEIARKQLEEEGKPANIIEKILTGKMHKFYEENCLVDQIYVRAENKETVKQYAGDIKVLSFERFKVGDGIEKREEDFAAEVAAQING comes from the coding sequence ATGGCTACAATAACAGCTGCTTTAGTAAAAGAATTAAGAGAAAGAACAGGAGCTGGAATGCTTGATTGTAAAAAAGCATTAGAATCTCATGATGGAGATATAGAAAAATCAATAGATTACCTAAGAGAAAAAGGAATAGCTAAGGCTGTAAAAAAAGCAGGAAGAATAGCTGCTGAAGGATTAATTTTTGATGAAGCTACTCCTGATCACAAAAAAGCAGTTATATTAGAGTTCAACTCTGAAACTGACTTTGTTGCAAAAAATGAAGAATTTAAAGAATTTGGTAGAAAATTAGTAAAACTTGCATTAGAAAGAAATGTACATCAATTAGAAGAATTAAATGAAACTCAAGTTGAAGGAGACAAAAAAGTTTCTGAAGCTTTAACTGATTTAATTGCTAAAATTGGTGAAAATATGAGTTTAAGAAGATTAGCGGTTGTAGTTGCAAAAGATGGTTTTGTTCAAACTTATAGCCATTTAGGTGGAAAATTAGGTGTTATAGTTGAAATGTCTGGTGAACCAACAGAAGCAAACTTAGAAAAAGCTAAGAACATAGCAATGCATGTTGCAGCTATGGATCCTAAATATTTATCAGAAGAAGAAGTTACTGCTAGTGATTTAGAACATGAAAAAGAAATTGCTAGAAAACAATTAGAAGAAGAAGGAAAACCTGCTAACATAATTGAAAAAATATTAACAGGAAAAATGCATAAATTCTATGAAGAAAATTGTTTAGTAGATCAAATCTATGTAAGAGCTGAAAACAAAGAAACTGTTAAACAATATGCAGGAGATATTAAAGTTCTATCATTTGAAAGATTTAAAGTTGGAGATGGAATAGAAAAGAGAGAAGAAGATTTCGCTGCAGAAGTTGCTGCTCAAATCAATGGATAG
- the pyrH gene encoding UMP kinase, protein MESPFYKKILLKLSGEALMGDQEFGISSDVITSYAKQIKEIVDLGVEVSIVIGGGNIFRGLSGAAQGVDRVTGDHMGMLATVINSLALQNSIEKLGVPTRVQTAIEMPKVAEPFIKRRAQRHLEKGRVVIFGAGTGNPYFTTDTAAALRAIEMETDVVIKATKVDGIYDKDPVKYPDAKKYQTVTYNEVLAKDLKVMDATAISLCRENKLPIIVFNSLVEGNLKKVVMGEHIGTTVVAD, encoded by the coding sequence ATGGAAAGCCCTTTTTACAAGAAAATCTTATTGAAATTAAGTGGAGAAGCCTTGATGGGAGATCAAGAATTTGGAATTTCATCTGATGTTATAACTTCTTATGCAAAACAAATTAAAGAAATTGTTGACCTTGGAGTTGAAGTTTCTATTGTTATAGGAGGTGGGAATATATTTAGAGGACTTTCAGGAGCTGCACAAGGGGTGGATAGAGTTACAGGAGATCATATGGGAATGCTTGCTACTGTTATAAACTCTTTGGCACTACAAAACTCAATTGAAAAACTAGGAGTTCCTACTAGAGTACAGACTGCTATTGAAATGCCAAAAGTTGCAGAGCCTTTTATAAAAAGAAGAGCTCAAAGACATCTTGAAAAAGGTAGAGTAGTTATATTTGGAGCTGGAACTGGGAATCCATATTTCACAACAGATACAGCGGCAGCTTTAAGAGCTATTGAAATGGAAACCGATGTTGTTATAAAAGCTACAAAAGTTGATGGAATATATGATAAAGACCCTGTAAAATATCCTGATGCAAAAAAGTATCAAACAGTTACATATAATGAAGTTTTAGCAAAAGATTTAAAAGTTATGGATGCCACTGCTATTTCACTTTGTAGAGAAAATAAATTACCTATAATTGTATTTAATTCTTTAGTTGAAGGTAACTTAAAGAAAGTTGTTATGGGTGAACATATTGGAACTACTGTTGTAGCAGATTAA